Genomic segment of Calderihabitans maritimus:
TCGTAGAAATCGGTATTCTTACCGACGCGGTGTTTGGTGTGCTGATTATGTCTTTGATAGCCAAAAAACTACATGATGCGTTCGGTAGTATGGATGCAAGTCAGCTAAAAATGCTGAAAGGGTAGGTGACTTCATGTCCCGAGAAGTGTTGCTCCTGATTATTTTAGCTATTCCTTTGGTGGCTGCGGCAGCTTCTTTTACGTTACGGTTGCGACGTTTCCTGGAGTTTATTCAAGTTGCCGCTAATGCAGGGGTCCTGCTTGTTACTTTTTTTCTTATCAAAGAGGTACTCGCGGGAGGGGCGGTTAGCGCCCTGGGAGGCAACCTTAAATTGGATGAACTTTCCTCGATTTTGACTCTAATCATTGGCGGTCTAGGATTTTTACTAGGTGTATACTCAATCCCTTATTTGGCTTATGAAACCAGGCGGGGTGAGGTCACCCCCCGTGACTTAGGTCTTTACTACGGTCTGTATCATTTGTTCATCTTAACTATGTTACTCACGGTATTATCTAACAACATCTTGATCATGTGGGTAGCATTAGAGGCCACTACTCTTGCTTCTGCGTTTTTGGTAGGCTTTTACCGGCATCGTTCATCCTTAGAAGGTGCTTGGAAGTACGTTTTGATCTGTAGTGCTGGAATCGCCTTTGCTTTGTTCGGGACCATTCTCGTTTTTGCTAATGCTTTTCAACTTACCGGGCAGGTCGAAAAAGCTACCCTGTGGACAGAGGTACTGAAGATAGCCGCGGCGATGGATCCGGTCATTCTAAAGATGGCCTTTGTGTTTGTTTTAATTGGATTTGGCACCAAGGCTGGTTTGGTGCCCATGCATACATGGCTTCCTGATGCTCACAGCGAAGCGCCGAGTCCTGCCAGCGCGCTTCTTTCAGGGGTTCTTCTCAATTGCGGTCTCTTGCTCGTGACTCGGTATTACGCTCTGATTGGGCAGGCTATTGGTTTTACCTTCCCGCGAACGTTATTGTTAGCTTTGGGTCTGGCTTCAGTTGTGATTGCGGCCTTCTTTATCCTGGTGCAGAAAGACATGAAGCGGATGTTGGCTTACAGCAGTATTGAAAATATGGGTATTATCGCCTTTGGACTCGGAATTGGAGGGCCAGCTGGAATAATGGCTGCTCTTACCCAAATGGTCAACCATAGCGTTACCAAGGCTCTCATGTTTGGTGCAGCAGGAAACGTAGTTCAAAAGTTCGGAACCCGGGATACGGAGAAAATTAAAGGAGTACTGAAGATTGCCCCGGTTACGGGTCTTCTCCTGATTGCGGGCGCCCTTTCGCTAGGTGGCTCTCCACCTTTTGCCATCTTCATTAGTAAATTCCTGACGGTAACGGTTGCTCTTAAGGAAGGTTATTTGTTATTGACGGTGATCCTACTGGCAGCGCTGGCAGTTGTCTTCGGTGCGATGTTAAATTTCGTGGTCAGAACTGTTTTTGGGGTTCCTGGGAAAGAGCATGAAAAGGGAGATCTTGGGTTAGCGATGCTAGTTCCTTTGGTAATATTATTTGTAATTATGTTGACTCTGGGTATCGGCATTCCTGAATTTTTGAACCAGTTATTGGAGCGGTCTGCTGAAATTATCTTGGGAGGTTGATGAATATGTCGCCTGGGACCCAGAATAAACGAGGAAAAAAATACCTGGACGCCTTGCGGGTGAAATTCGGCGCTGGAGTAATTCTCGAAGAGACCTACCAAACGCCCGAACAGCTGACCATTACAGTTGACCGTAACGATCTTCCGGAAGTAGTAGCCGAACTCTACTACAGCCACCATGGCTGGCTTTCCAGCATGGTTGGTAATGATGAGCGCAATATCAACGGGTATTTTGCCTTGTATTATGTCGTTTCCATGGAAGGCAATAAAAATCCCCAGGATAACCTGTGGGTTACCGTCAGGACATTAATTCCTGAAAATGATCCGCAGTTTCCATCGGTCACCCCGCGGGTTCCGGCTGCCGTATGGTACGAGCGGGAAGTTCGCGATATGTTCGGTCTAGAGCCGGTGGGCATCCCTGATGCCCGGAGGTTGGTGCTGCCCGACGACTGGCCGGACAACTTGTATCCTCTCCGTAAGGATGCCATGGATTATCGTTACCGTCCCGAGCCTGTGGAAGAAAAGTACGATTTTATCGAGGTCGAAGGGGAGGGAATCGTGGAGGTTCCCCTGGGGCCACTTCATATTACTTCTGATGAGCCCGGGCACTTTCGTCTTTTCGTGGACGGCGAGCATATCGTAGATGCGGACTACCGTCTCTTTTATGTGCACCGGGGCGTGGAGAAAATGGCTGAAAACCGGATGGATTATGATCAGGTTAATTTTTTAGCCGAGCGGATTTGCGGTATTTGCGGCTATACCCATAGCGTGGCTTATGCTGCCGCGGTGGAAAATGCCAACGGTATTGAAGTGCCGTTGCGGGCCCAGTATATCCGGACCATTTTGTTGGAAGTAGAGAGGCTGCACAGCCATCTTTTAAATATCGGGTTGGTTGCTCATCTGGTGGGTTTTGATTCCGGTTTTATGCACCTTTTCCGGGTTAGAGAAAAAGCGATGAGGATGGCCGAGATCCTTACAGGCGGCCGGAAAACTTATGGTATGAACTTGATCGGTGGTGTACGCAGGGACATTTTAAGAGAAGAGAGAGAGCAAATTTTGCAATTGATTAGAGAATTGCGTTCAGAGCTAGATGAACTGTTAGACATTCTGATAAATACTCCTAACTTTACAATGCGGACTCGTTGTGTAGGACAGCTGGAACGGGAAGTGGCCCGCGACTTCAGTCCGGTGGGTCCTAACATGCGGGGTTCCGGATATGCCAGAGATAACCGGGCAGATCATCCCTTTGGTGCTTATGAGCGGGTACCATGGGAGGTAATTAGTAAGGACGGATGTGATGTGCTTTCCCGGGTATTGGTTCGGGTAGAGGAACTCTATCAATCTTTCCATATTATCGAAAGGTGTCTTCTGGAAATGCCTCCCGGTCCCATCCTAGTTGAAGGGTTTTCCTATAAACCTTACACCTATGCCCTGGGTGCTACCGAAGCTCCCCGCGGTGAAAATGTTCACTGGGTAATGACAGGGGATAACCAGAAACTGTACCGCTGGAGAGCTAGGGCTGCTACTTATAACAACTGGCCGTCCCTTAGGTATATGTTTAGAGGCAATACCATCTCCGATGCACCCCTGATTGTGGCCAGTATTGACCCGTGTTATTCCTGTACCGAAAGGGTTACAGTGGTTGATGTACGAAAAAGAAAGACGAAGAGCATTTCTTACAAGGAACTAGAAAACTATTGCCGGGAGCGGAAGTATTCGCCTCTTAAACTTTAGTTCGATTCCTGAAAGGGGGCCAAAGGATGTTTAAACTGCTTAAGAAAGCGCTACAGGTGGGAGAGGCTACCGTTGAATACCCTTTCAAGCCGCTGGAGGTGTCTCCCGGCTTCCGCGGGAAACCTGTTTACAACTTTGAACAGTGTATAGCCTGCGGTGCGTGTGCGCTTGCCTGTCCCGCCAATGCTATTACTATAGAGTGTAATTTGGATGAGGGAATTAAATCCTGGAATATCTTCTATGGCCGCTGTATTTTCTGCGGCCGTTGCGAGGAAGTCTGTCCAACAGGGGCCATCACCCTTTCGCCAGAGTTTGAGCTGGCTGCTACTACCAAGGAAGATCTTTGTTGTCGGGCGGATTTCCGGTTGGTACGGTGCCGCTCATGCGGTGAATTCTTTGCTCCGGCCAAGGAACTGGAATATATACTGGCAAACCTGGAAAATATCGGTCT
This window contains:
- a CDS encoding NADH-quinone oxidoreductase subunit C; protein product: MSPGTQNKRGKKYLDALRVKFGAGVILEETYQTPEQLTITVDRNDLPEVVAELYYSHHGWLSSMVGNDERNINGYFALYYVVSMEGNKNPQDNLWVTVRTLIPENDPQFPSVTPRVPAAVWYEREVRDMFGLEPVGIPDARRLVLPDDWPDNLYPLRKDAMDYRYRPEPVEEKYDFIEVEGEGIVEVPLGPLHITSDEPGHFRLFVDGEHIVDADYRLFYVHRGVEKMAENRMDYDQVNFLAERICGICGYTHSVAYAAAVENANGIEVPLRAQYIRTILLEVERLHSHLLNIGLVAHLVGFDSGFMHLFRVREKAMRMAEILTGGRKTYGMNLIGGVRRDILREEREQILQLIRELRSELDELLDILINTPNFTMRTRCVGQLEREVARDFSPVGPNMRGSGYARDNRADHPFGAYERVPWEVISKDGCDVLSRVLVRVEELYQSFHIIERCLLEMPPGPILVEGFSYKPYTYALGATEAPRGENVHWVMTGDNQKLYRWRARAATYNNWPSLRYMFRGNTISDAPLIVASIDPCYSCTERVTVVDVRKRKTKSISYKELENYCRERKYSPLKL
- a CDS encoding formate hydrogenlyase complex iron-sulfur subunit; the protein is MFKLLKKALQVGEATVEYPFKPLEVSPGFRGKPVYNFEQCIACGACALACPANAITIECNLDEGIKSWNIFYGRCIFCGRCEEVCPTGAITLSPEFELAATTKEDLCCRADFRLVRCRSCGEFFAPAKELEYILANLENIGLPETAVATTRQLLEVCPQCKRRRGTDAAIKSLYWSGNHKQGRK
- a CDS encoding hydrogenase 4 subunit F — encoded protein: MSREVLLLIILAIPLVAAAASFTLRLRRFLEFIQVAANAGVLLVTFFLIKEVLAGGAVSALGGNLKLDELSSILTLIIGGLGFLLGVYSIPYLAYETRRGEVTPRDLGLYYGLYHLFILTMLLTVLSNNILIMWVALEATTLASAFLVGFYRHRSSLEGAWKYVLICSAGIAFALFGTILVFANAFQLTGQVEKATLWTEVLKIAAAMDPVILKMAFVFVLIGFGTKAGLVPMHTWLPDAHSEAPSPASALLSGVLLNCGLLLVTRYYALIGQAIGFTFPRTLLLALGLASVVIAAFFILVQKDMKRMLAYSSIENMGIIAFGLGIGGPAGIMAALTQMVNHSVTKALMFGAAGNVVQKFGTRDTEKIKGVLKIAPVTGLLLIAGALSLGGSPPFAIFISKFLTVTVALKEGYLLLTVILLAALAVVFGAMLNFVVRTVFGVPGKEHEKGDLGLAMLVPLVILFVIMLTLGIGIPEFLNQLLERSAEIILGG